In one Arachis duranensis cultivar V14167 chromosome 9, aradu.V14167.gnm2.J7QH, whole genome shotgun sequence genomic region, the following are encoded:
- the LOC107466807 gene encoding reticulon-like protein B1 — MGESSLMHKIHDSSSASSSSSSEDEKRPALARQAATVKAKAKEKAIHYKAEVNRLFGREQPVHKVLGAGKAADIFLWRNKRSSGMVLGAGTMLWFFFERMEYHLITFICHFLIVSLAALFLWSNASVFIHKAPVQVPQVAIPEDCLIHIVKALRFEINRAFLLLREIGTGRDIKKFLTVVGILWLISLVGSCFNFLTLFYLCFLLLFTLPLVYEKNEDQIDALAEKAMIEIKKQYAVLDAKVLSQIPVAGFKKD; from the exons ATGGGGGAATCATCGTTGATGCACAAGATCCATGACTCTTCATCGGCATCGTCGTCGTCTAGCTCAGAGGATGAGAAGAGGCCGGCGTTGGCACGCCAAGCCGCCACTGTGAAGGCAAAGGCGAAGGAGAAGGCGATCCATTACAAGGCGGAGGTTAACCGCCTCTTCGGCCGCGAACAGCCCGTCCACAAGGTCTTGGGAGCTGGAAAGG CGGCTGATATATTTCTATGGAGGAACAAGAGAAGCTCAGGGATGGTACTTGGTGCCGGCACCATGTTGTGGTTCTTCTTCGAGAGAATGGAGTACCATCTCATCACTTTCATTTGCCATTTCCTCATTGTATCTCTCGCAGCTCTTTTCTTGTGGTCCAATGCTTCTGTCTTTATACAcaa GGCTCCCGTGCAAGTTCCACAAGTTGCAATCCCCGAGGATTGCCTTATTCACATAGTCAAAGCTCTGAGATTTGAAATTAACAGAGCCTTCCTTCTTCTCCGAGAAATTGGAACTGGCCGAGATATCAAAAAATTCCTTACC GTTGTTGGTATATTGTGGCTCATCTCACTTGTTGGGAGCTGCTTCAACTTCCTCACCTTGTTTTACTTAT GCTTTCTATTACTGTTCACATTGCCACTGGTgtatgagaaaaatgaagaccAGATTGATGCACTAGCAGAGAAGGCAATGATTGAGATCAAGAAGCAATATGCGGTGCTAGATGCTAAGGTCTTGAGCCAGATACCAGTGGCCGGGTTCAAAAAGGATTAA
- the LOC107466818 gene encoding F-box protein At5g52880 isoform X2, with protein sequence MNMRSQIERYEKLGLRESLPKIYRYPIACREIGFILREAYIQFPKNLQSIIFHDTLAAFRLLPQIQTQSAVSAVHFLLQSVEAALPKQKRNMAVKEFKLAMVAHKRRSKPQHQEEKDSFQLPHDVLVHIFSFLDMQSLVSVGLVCWSWNLAANDNHLWELQYVALYGNAAKQQLINRVEDRNKRHLQDLTDTKSITDWKEAVNRAYTGALAKKLTTNRGYCVNCRTVVWLNNSKCPNVHSGMISEVQEIKPVTPFQVVEYVLDDSLSLTSSSDSDSDSEGGPVSRLWALPKM encoded by the exons ATGAACATGAGAAGCCAAATAGAGAGGTACGAGAAATTGGGGCTGAGAGAGTCTCTCCCAAAAATCTACAGATACCCGATTGCGTGCAGAGAAATTGGGTTCATTCTAAGGGAGGCTTACATTCAATTCCCAAAGAATTTGCAATCCATCATCTTCCATGACACTCTCGCCGCCTTTCGCCTCCTTCCTCA AATACAGACTCAGAGTGCCGTTTCTGCAGTCCATTTCCTTCTTCAGAGTGTAGAGGCTGCACTGCCAAAGCAAAAAAGGAATATGGCTGTAAAAGAATTTAAGCTCGCCATGGTTGCTCATAAGAGGCGCAGCAAACCTCAGCATCAGGAAGAAAAAG ATTCGTTCCAACTGCCGCATGATGTTCTGGTGCACATTTTCAGTTTTCTCGATATGCAATCTTTGGTCTCGGTGGGGTTAGTCTGCTG GTCATGGAACTTAGCTGCAAATGATAATCATCTATGGGAGTTGCAGTATGTTGCGCTATATGGCAATGCTGCTAAACAGCAGCTTATAAATAGGGTTGAAGATCGTAATAAGAGGCATCTGCAGGATCTCACAGATACCAAAAGCATTACTGACTGGAAAGAGGCAGTCAATAGAGCATACACGG GAGCATTGGCAAAGAAATTAACAACCAATCGCGGATACTGTGTAAACTGCAGAACAGTAGTTTGGCTAAATAACTCAAAATGCCCCAATGTACATAGCGGAATGATCTCCGAAGTTCAGGAAATCAAGCCTGTAACACCATTCCAG GTTGTGgaatatgttcttgatgattcTCTATCCTTGACATCTTCCTCAGACAGTGATAGTGATTCAGAAGGAGGACCAGTTTCTAGGTTATGGGCATTACCAAAGATGTAA
- the LOC107466821 gene encoding uncharacterized protein LOC107466821 isoform X2, with protein MEQKHVLLSALTVGVGLGVGLGLSSGQKWVGGGSHDSDELPGEQIVQELKKQIIDGKNSKVTFDEFPYYLSEKTRVLLTSAGYVHLKQQHFSKHMRNLSPVSRAILLSGPAEIYQQMLVKALAHFFDSKLLLLDITEFSLKMQSKYGCSRRESCLKRSLSEVTMERMTGLFSNFSLLPSACESRGSHRRHRSSGQENRQSSGGNENFNNASKLRRTSSSSSDITTSLFGPNDSGSLQRTNHVSFDEKLFVKSLYKVLVSVSETSAIVLYIRDVDKLFLRLPTMYSMLQRLMKKLTGSVLILGSQVVDSDCCKEVDERLGILFPYNIEIKPPEDETQSGNWKAQLEEDMKVFQFQDNRNHIAEVLSTSGIDCDDLHSICHSDTMLLSNYIEEVVASAVSYHLMNTKDPQYRNGKLVVSAKSLCQALNLFQEGKVSGKDNTKTNETKDDAGEDGSGAKNDTKSDAQAPEKSEGEKSNPVTKKDGENSTPAKAAEPPPDNEFEKRIRPEVIPANEIGVTFGDIGALDEIKESLQEAVMLPLRRPDLFKGGLLKPCRGILLFGPPGTGKTMLAKAIANEAGASFINVSMSTITSKWFGEDEKNVRALFTLAAKVAPTIIFVDEVDSMLGQRNRAGEHEAMRKIKNEFMTHWDGLLTKPSEQILVLAATNRPFDLDEAIIRRFERRIMVGLPSAENREGILKTLLSKEKHENIDFKEVAAMTEGYSGSDLKNLCMTAAYRPVRELLKQETMKEVERKKKAAQGQISEDMSNATEDKKGQSVTLRPLTMEDIRKAKNQVAASFAAEGSIMSELKQWNDLYGEGGSRKKEQLTYFL; from the exons ATGGAACAGAAGCACGTGCTGTTGTCTGCATTGACTGTTGGGGTTGGGTTGGGTGTTGGGTTGGGATTGAGCTCAGGGCAGAAATGGGTTGGAGGAGGGAGCCATGACTCTGATGAGCTTCCTGGGGAACAGATTGTTCAGGAGCTCAAGAAGCAGATCATTGATGGAAAGAACAGCAAGGTCACTTTTGACGAGTTCCCTTATTACTTGAG TGAGAAAACTCGAGTTTTGTTGACAAGTGCTGGATATGTTCATTTAAAACAACAACACTTCTCCAAACACATGAGGAACCTTTCACCAGTAAGCAGAGCTATTTTGCTCTCCGGACCTGCAG AAATTTACCAGCAAATGCTTGTCAAAGCTTTAGCACACTTTTTTGATTCCAAGTTGCTGCTGCTAGATATTACTGAATTCTCTTTGAAG ATGCAGAGCAAATATGGATGCTCTAGAAGAGAATCA TGTTTGAAAAGGTCCCTATCCGAGGTAACTATGGAGCGAATGACTGGTTTATTTAGTAACTTTTCACTCCTCCCGTCAGCATGCGAAAGTAGAG GTAGTCATCGTCGACATCGTAGTAGCGGACAAGAAAATAGACAAAGTAGCGGtggaaatgaaaattttaacaaTGCTTCAAAGCTCCGAAGgacttcctcttcttcatctGATATAACTACCTCCCTGTTTGGTCCAAATGATTCAG GTTCTTTGCAGCGAACAAACCATGTTTCTTTTGATGAAAAGCTATTTGTGAAGTCACTTTACAAG GTCTTGGTTTCTGTCTCAGAAACTAGTGCCATTGTTCTATATATCAGGGATGTTGATAAGCTATTCCTTCGATTGCCGACGATGTATAGTATGTTGCAAAGGCTAATGAAGAAACTGACAGGGTCAGTGTTGATACTTGGTTCCCAAGTGGTGGATTCAGATTGCTGTAAAGAAGTTGATGAACGGCTAGGTATATTATTTCCTTACAACATTGAGATCAAACCCCCTGAAGATGAGACTCAATCTGGCAACTGGAAAGCCCAACTGGAAGAGGACATGAAAGTATTTCAGTTTCAAGATAACAGAAACCACATTGCTGAAGTTCTATCAACAAGTGGCATCGATTGTGATGACTTGCATTCAATCTGCCACTCTGACACTATGCTACTCAGTAACTACATTGAGGAAGTCGTGGCATCTGCAGTTTCCTATCATTTGATGAATACCAAGGATCCACAATACCGGAACGGAAAGCTAGTTGTATCGGCTAAGAG TCTGTGTCAGGCGCTGAATCTGTTCCAGGAAGGCAAAGTCAGTGGAAAGGATAATACAAAGACTAATGAGACCAAG GATGATGCGGGAGAAGATGGTAGTGGTGCAAAGAATGATACAAAGAGCGATGCCCAAGCACCTGAAAAAAGCGAGGGAGAGAAATCTAACCCAGTAACAAAGAAGGATGGAGAGAATAGCACTCCTGCAAAAGCAGCT GAACCTCCTCCGGACAATGAGTTCGAGAAGCGAATAAGACCAGAGGTGATACCTGCAAATGAGATAGGGGTTACATTTGGAGACATTGGTGCATTGGATGAGATTAAAGAATCACTTCAAGAGGCGGTGATGCTTCCCCTTAGAAGACCAGACCTCTTCAAAGGTGGCCTTCTAAAGCCTTGTAGAGGTATATTGCTTTTCGGGCCTCCTGGTACAGGAAAAACAATGCTTGCAAAGGCGATTGCAAATGAAGCAGGTGCAAGTTTCATTAATGTGTCAATGTCCACCATAACTTCAAAGTGGTTTGGGGAAGATGAGAAGAATGTTCGAGCTTTGTTCACGCTTGCAGCAAAGGTTGCTCCAACTATTATTTTTGTTGACGAGGTTGATAGCATGCTTGGGCAGCGTAACAGAGCCGGAGAGCACGAGGCAATGAGGAAGATTAAAAATGAATTCATGACTCATTGGGACGGACTATTGACAAAGCCTAGTGAGCAGATTCTGGTTCTTGCTGCAACCAACAGGCCATTTGATCTCGATGAGGCTATTATAAGACGGTTCGAGCGCAGGATTATGGTTGGTCTTCCATCTGCTGAAAACCGGGAAGGCATCTTGAAAACTCTTCTAAGCAAggaaaaacatgaaaatatagACTTCAAAGAGGTTGCAGCTATGACGGAAGGATATAGCGGGAGTGATCTTAAG AATTTGTGCATGACAGCGGCTTATCGGCCTGTTAGGGAGCTACTCAAGCAGGAgaccatgaaggaagtg GAACGGAAGAAGAAAGCGGCACAAGGCCAAATCTCAGAAGATATGTCCAATGCTACAGAGGATAAAAAAGGTCAATCAGTTACCCTGAGGCCTTTGACCATGGAAGACATTAGAAAGGCAAAGAATCAG GTGGCTGCAAGTTTTGCTGCAGAAGGATCAATAATGAGCGAGCTGAAGCAGTGGAATGATTTGTATGGAGAAGGAGGTTCAAGGAAGAAAGAGCAACTCACTTATTTCCTATAG
- the LOC107466818 gene encoding F-box protein At5g52880 isoform X1, which yields MNMRSQIERYEKLGLRESLPKIYRYPIACREIGFILREAYIQFPKNLQSIIFHDTLAAFRLLPQIQTQSAVSAVHFLLQSVEAALPKQKRNMAVKEFKLAMVAHKRRSKPQHQEEKDSFQLPHDVLVHIFSFLDMQSLVSVGLVCWSWNLAANDNHLWELQYVALYGNAAKQQLINRVEDRNKRHLQDLTDTKSITDWKEAVNRAYTVYSDAGALAKKLTTNRGYCVNCRTVVWLNNSKCPNVHSGMISEVQEIKPVTPFQVVEYVLDDSLSLTSSSDSDSDSEGGPVSRLWALPKM from the exons ATGAACATGAGAAGCCAAATAGAGAGGTACGAGAAATTGGGGCTGAGAGAGTCTCTCCCAAAAATCTACAGATACCCGATTGCGTGCAGAGAAATTGGGTTCATTCTAAGGGAGGCTTACATTCAATTCCCAAAGAATTTGCAATCCATCATCTTCCATGACACTCTCGCCGCCTTTCGCCTCCTTCCTCA AATACAGACTCAGAGTGCCGTTTCTGCAGTCCATTTCCTTCTTCAGAGTGTAGAGGCTGCACTGCCAAAGCAAAAAAGGAATATGGCTGTAAAAGAATTTAAGCTCGCCATGGTTGCTCATAAGAGGCGCAGCAAACCTCAGCATCAGGAAGAAAAAG ATTCGTTCCAACTGCCGCATGATGTTCTGGTGCACATTTTCAGTTTTCTCGATATGCAATCTTTGGTCTCGGTGGGGTTAGTCTGCTG GTCATGGAACTTAGCTGCAAATGATAATCATCTATGGGAGTTGCAGTATGTTGCGCTATATGGCAATGCTGCTAAACAGCAGCTTATAAATAGGGTTGAAGATCGTAATAAGAGGCATCTGCAGGATCTCACAGATACCAAAAGCATTACTGACTGGAAAGAGGCAGTCAATAGAGCATACACGG TCTACTCCGATGCAGGAGCATTGGCAAAGAAATTAACAACCAATCGCGGATACTGTGTAAACTGCAGAACAGTAGTTTGGCTAAATAACTCAAAATGCCCCAATGTACATAGCGGAATGATCTCCGAAGTTCAGGAAATCAAGCCTGTAACACCATTCCAG GTTGTGgaatatgttcttgatgattcTCTATCCTTGACATCTTCCTCAGACAGTGATAGTGATTCAGAAGGAGGACCAGTTTCTAGGTTATGGGCATTACCAAAGATGTAA
- the LOC107466821 gene encoding uncharacterized protein LOC107466821 isoform X1 — MEQKHVLLSALTVGVGLGVGLGLSSGQKWVGGGSHDSDELPGEQIVQELKKQIIDGKNSKVTFDEFPYYLSEKTRVLLTSAGYVHLKQQHFSKHMRNLSPVSRAILLSGPAEIYQQMLVKALAHFFDSKLLLLDITEFSLKMQSKYGCSRRESCLKRSLSEVTMERMTGLFSNFSLLPSACESRGTEGRSSQGSHRRHRSSGQENRQSSGGNENFNNASKLRRTSSSSSDITTSLFGPNDSGSLQRTNHVSFDEKLFVKSLYKVLVSVSETSAIVLYIRDVDKLFLRLPTMYSMLQRLMKKLTGSVLILGSQVVDSDCCKEVDERLGILFPYNIEIKPPEDETQSGNWKAQLEEDMKVFQFQDNRNHIAEVLSTSGIDCDDLHSICHSDTMLLSNYIEEVVASAVSYHLMNTKDPQYRNGKLVVSAKSLCQALNLFQEGKVSGKDNTKTNETKDDAGEDGSGAKNDTKSDAQAPEKSEGEKSNPVTKKDGENSTPAKAAEPPPDNEFEKRIRPEVIPANEIGVTFGDIGALDEIKESLQEAVMLPLRRPDLFKGGLLKPCRGILLFGPPGTGKTMLAKAIANEAGASFINVSMSTITSKWFGEDEKNVRALFTLAAKVAPTIIFVDEVDSMLGQRNRAGEHEAMRKIKNEFMTHWDGLLTKPSEQILVLAATNRPFDLDEAIIRRFERRIMVGLPSAENREGILKTLLSKEKHENIDFKEVAAMTEGYSGSDLKNLCMTAAYRPVRELLKQETMKEVERKKKAAQGQISEDMSNATEDKKGQSVTLRPLTMEDIRKAKNQVAASFAAEGSIMSELKQWNDLYGEGGSRKKEQLTYFL; from the exons ATGGAACAGAAGCACGTGCTGTTGTCTGCATTGACTGTTGGGGTTGGGTTGGGTGTTGGGTTGGGATTGAGCTCAGGGCAGAAATGGGTTGGAGGAGGGAGCCATGACTCTGATGAGCTTCCTGGGGAACAGATTGTTCAGGAGCTCAAGAAGCAGATCATTGATGGAAAGAACAGCAAGGTCACTTTTGACGAGTTCCCTTATTACTTGAG TGAGAAAACTCGAGTTTTGTTGACAAGTGCTGGATATGTTCATTTAAAACAACAACACTTCTCCAAACACATGAGGAACCTTTCACCAGTAAGCAGAGCTATTTTGCTCTCCGGACCTGCAG AAATTTACCAGCAAATGCTTGTCAAAGCTTTAGCACACTTTTTTGATTCCAAGTTGCTGCTGCTAGATATTACTGAATTCTCTTTGAAG ATGCAGAGCAAATATGGATGCTCTAGAAGAGAATCA TGTTTGAAAAGGTCCCTATCCGAGGTAACTATGGAGCGAATGACTGGTTTATTTAGTAACTTTTCACTCCTCCCGTCAGCATGCGAAAGTAGAGGTACTGAAGGAAGAAGTTCTCAag GTAGTCATCGTCGACATCGTAGTAGCGGACAAGAAAATAGACAAAGTAGCGGtggaaatgaaaattttaacaaTGCTTCAAAGCTCCGAAGgacttcctcttcttcatctGATATAACTACCTCCCTGTTTGGTCCAAATGATTCAG GTTCTTTGCAGCGAACAAACCATGTTTCTTTTGATGAAAAGCTATTTGTGAAGTCACTTTACAAG GTCTTGGTTTCTGTCTCAGAAACTAGTGCCATTGTTCTATATATCAGGGATGTTGATAAGCTATTCCTTCGATTGCCGACGATGTATAGTATGTTGCAAAGGCTAATGAAGAAACTGACAGGGTCAGTGTTGATACTTGGTTCCCAAGTGGTGGATTCAGATTGCTGTAAAGAAGTTGATGAACGGCTAGGTATATTATTTCCTTACAACATTGAGATCAAACCCCCTGAAGATGAGACTCAATCTGGCAACTGGAAAGCCCAACTGGAAGAGGACATGAAAGTATTTCAGTTTCAAGATAACAGAAACCACATTGCTGAAGTTCTATCAACAAGTGGCATCGATTGTGATGACTTGCATTCAATCTGCCACTCTGACACTATGCTACTCAGTAACTACATTGAGGAAGTCGTGGCATCTGCAGTTTCCTATCATTTGATGAATACCAAGGATCCACAATACCGGAACGGAAAGCTAGTTGTATCGGCTAAGAG TCTGTGTCAGGCGCTGAATCTGTTCCAGGAAGGCAAAGTCAGTGGAAAGGATAATACAAAGACTAATGAGACCAAG GATGATGCGGGAGAAGATGGTAGTGGTGCAAAGAATGATACAAAGAGCGATGCCCAAGCACCTGAAAAAAGCGAGGGAGAGAAATCTAACCCAGTAACAAAGAAGGATGGAGAGAATAGCACTCCTGCAAAAGCAGCT GAACCTCCTCCGGACAATGAGTTCGAGAAGCGAATAAGACCAGAGGTGATACCTGCAAATGAGATAGGGGTTACATTTGGAGACATTGGTGCATTGGATGAGATTAAAGAATCACTTCAAGAGGCGGTGATGCTTCCCCTTAGAAGACCAGACCTCTTCAAAGGTGGCCTTCTAAAGCCTTGTAGAGGTATATTGCTTTTCGGGCCTCCTGGTACAGGAAAAACAATGCTTGCAAAGGCGATTGCAAATGAAGCAGGTGCAAGTTTCATTAATGTGTCAATGTCCACCATAACTTCAAAGTGGTTTGGGGAAGATGAGAAGAATGTTCGAGCTTTGTTCACGCTTGCAGCAAAGGTTGCTCCAACTATTATTTTTGTTGACGAGGTTGATAGCATGCTTGGGCAGCGTAACAGAGCCGGAGAGCACGAGGCAATGAGGAAGATTAAAAATGAATTCATGACTCATTGGGACGGACTATTGACAAAGCCTAGTGAGCAGATTCTGGTTCTTGCTGCAACCAACAGGCCATTTGATCTCGATGAGGCTATTATAAGACGGTTCGAGCGCAGGATTATGGTTGGTCTTCCATCTGCTGAAAACCGGGAAGGCATCTTGAAAACTCTTCTAAGCAAggaaaaacatgaaaatatagACTTCAAAGAGGTTGCAGCTATGACGGAAGGATATAGCGGGAGTGATCTTAAG AATTTGTGCATGACAGCGGCTTATCGGCCTGTTAGGGAGCTACTCAAGCAGGAgaccatgaaggaagtg GAACGGAAGAAGAAAGCGGCACAAGGCCAAATCTCAGAAGATATGTCCAATGCTACAGAGGATAAAAAAGGTCAATCAGTTACCCTGAGGCCTTTGACCATGGAAGACATTAGAAAGGCAAAGAATCAG GTGGCTGCAAGTTTTGCTGCAGAAGGATCAATAATGAGCGAGCTGAAGCAGTGGAATGATTTGTATGGAGAAGGAGGTTCAAGGAAGAAAGAGCAACTCACTTATTTCCTATAG